Within Ascochyta rabiei chromosome 4, complete sequence, the genomic segment CACTCAGCACTCTCCTCGATTAGAGACCACATTGCAGGACTTGATCAAGGGACGCTTGAGTCAGCAACTGTACCCATTTGTGGAAGGTGGCGGGACTACCAAAGACAAGCCTCAAGACATCATCGTGTTCATGGTAGGTGGAACAACCTACGAAGAAGCCAAGATGGTTGCGCAAGTGAACGCGAGCTCTCCCGGCGTCCGTGTTGTTCTCGGGGGGACTACCGTGCATAACAGCACCTCGTTCTTGGAAGAGGTCGAGGATGCAGTAGAGTCTTGGCCTGAGCCTCCGGCTACTTCAGCTGCAGCCCGGTTGCGGCGGGAAGTAGGCAGGTAGCCGTGCTGCGATACATGATTTTACCAGCGACCTACCGATTGAGGATGGTCGCTTCACATGTCGTTCGTCTTGTTGGGCGCTCTTGATTGAGGGTCATATCAAGTGTACATCCGGAGCCCGGTGTTCTGGTGTTGGCTATTGGAGTCTGTGGCTGTTCGCCAATACAGGTAGCGAGCCCCATTCTGCCGGTAATCTTACAACCTCGTCAGGCTTTTACAGCCGACATTATCAGCGATTGGTGCCATAAATCCCTCATAGGTGTTGTTCGACCATGCGCTATGACGGCTGCCTTGATGTTCTGAGCACGTCTGCTGTGTGTTGCGCACTACAAACGTGGATTGGCAGTAGGGTGGGGGTCCTTGAGGCTCCTGCTATTCGCGATTACCTAGTTCGCCGCAGGTGGAGCAGCCCGTCTCGTCAAATTTCTGGTCACGCCAGGTAGAGCTAGCCTGATGGCAAGGTAATCATTTGTGTACATATGCATGGTGGTACCTGCGTCGCTCCGACAGACGGCGAAGGAAATTCGTAGCTCTGTTCGAACGCGACTCCATTTGCGGCCCACCCCACATGTTTTTTAGCGCAATCGTCAGCCACCCTCTAGACTCGCTCGTGCCACTCCTAACCCTCCGAAACCCTCAACAACTCTCCTGGTAATGGCGAAGAGATGGAGCATATGAGCAATGCCAGAACAAGGATCAGTACTGCAGTCTCGAGTGGTTCGCAGAAGAAACCCACGCCCCATTAATTCATGCGTCGAGTGCCGAACTCGGAAGTCGCGATGCTCCAAAACGCACCCCTGCCAGAATTGCACAGCCTTTGGTCGAGAATGTGTCTTCATCACCGTTCCGGAGAGCGCGGCGCGCAAGAAAGAGCGGGAACAGAGGGAGCGCGCATCTTCGAAATCTGGATCCAACGTTACTGTACCGGACTGGACTAGAAACATCCCGGTGCGCACGCAAAGCTCCACCAGCCTGCCTGATCATGAGCCATACGAGAACCCGAATTCGGTCAACACGACCACGCCAGGAACTCCGCCCAGAGATTACGAGTGGCAGGAGTATCAACAGGATGTCGAGGTTGATGGAGATGCTTGGGAGAGGCTCCCAGCGGAACCCGAAGAGACCCAGGACGATGTCTACGAGGATGAGAACGACGACGAAGATCAGATCGCGACAGACCTCACCATAAGGATTGGGAGGATGATCATCTGTGAAAATGTGACTGGCTTCTTTCGCCCTCAGTATGCCGAAGAGGTATTGTCCGCTCTATCCGCCTGCGTTCGCAGGACCCTTCAGATGTGGTCGCTGAAATGTCACGTGTAGCTGGGCAAGCTTCTCGCCGAGCGCAACGCCTCAATCTCGTCAGTCGCTGGCCAAAGACAGTCGCAGTCATCTGCGCTTCTGTCGGCAGAACAGATGCCTTCACTTGCGCCGGCATTGAACCTGCTGCTCGGTGGCTCGATATCTGCACACAGCAACAATGACATTAGTGCCCCGCAGCTCCCGACCAAGATGGAAGCTGAGGCGCTCTTCCAGCGCTACCTCGACGCTGTCGATCCGATGGCCCATGTCCTGCATATTCCTTCATTCAAACGCCTTTTTGAGCGATTTTGGATGCACGTTGAAATTGGCAGCCCTAATCAGAACTCGTGTACTGCTCTGATATTGGCGGTATGTATGGCCGCAGCTGCATCAGTATCACCACTGCAAGCGAAGTCACAATTCGGTATTACCAAAGAAGACTTGTTCTTGAGGCTACAAAAAGCCACCGAGCGGGCTCTGCTACGTGCCAATTGGGCAAAGACGTCAAATATCAGAACACTGCAAGCGCTGACCATATATTTGGTAATACTCTTGCCGCTTGAACTACCGCGTCACGCTAATCCCGCTAGATCCCTCTTTGCAGAGCCCAGATATCAAGAGCCACGTCTGTTGTAGTGGGCGCACTTGTACGCTTAGCACAATGTATAGGCATACACCGTCTCAGCCACAGCTCTGCGACCAGCCTTACACCGTTGCAGCGCCATGTCCGATCGTTGCTATGGTACCAGATCTGCTTCCTCGACTTCAAGACTGCCGAGGCGCAAGGCCCCCATCCATCAATCCGATCTGACGATGTCGACATCGCTATGCCCCTTAATGTGAACGACGATGTTTTTGAGTTCGGAACCTCAGAATGGCAGCAGAACCCAACCTCAGTTCACGGATGGACAGACGTCACTCTATCGCTCATTCGATATGAGTGCAACGAGATCCATCGTCTCATTTTCCGAGGCAGAATCGAGATGGATCGTAAACATATTACACTTCACGACCTGCGCGGTCGCGTCGAAGCGCGAAGACGCCAAATTCAGAACAAGTACCTGCAATTCCTTGATGCTACAGTACCTATCCAGCGATACGCAGGCCTCGTCGCCACTCTCCTCATGTCACGCTGCGATTCGATGCTCCTCTACCGCCATCTTCCCCAAACCTCTCTCCAACCGCGCTCAGAATCCGAGAACCGTCTCCGCGACGTCCTTCTCACTGCAGCCCTTACGACCCTCGAGATCGGTGCAACCCTGGATACCCTCCCATCCCTCAGCTCCTGGGCCTGGTACTCAACCACGTACCAACAATATCACGCcgtcctcctgctcctcacCGAACTCTACCGCACGCCGGACCTCCCGCGCAAAGACCGCATGATGACCATGATCGACCACATTTTCGGGCACTGCTACGGCATCGGCGTGCGCGAGCGGTGTTCTGACCTGTTATGGACCGTAAAGGAGAACCTCGAGGCCTTCTACGTAATGAAGGGCTTCAACAAGAAGCGCCAAAACCTCGCACCCCAACAACACCCCACGCTACAACCCCTCCCCTCATTCTCCTCCACCTCGCCCAACTTCGTAAACACCCCGCGCATGGCCCCAGGCCCGCCGGGCCAGCTGCACCGCACCACGACGCTGGACGGGCTGAACGTCGACTTCGACAGCATCCTGGGCAGTCTGAACGGCGGGGGAAATCCAGACGATTTCGACATCTTCAGCAACATGGGGAGCAACAACGGCGGACACGATGGGAATGCGATTTTCGTGCCTGtggacagcagcagcgggCAAGGCGGTGGGGATTTCGGGACTACGAGTCCGAATGGCGGGTTGCAGCAATGGGTGAGTTGGTTTCCTTCCCAGCGATTTTCCTTTTtcccttttttttttcttgtCTTCTCTTTCGTCTGTTTCGCGTTGACAGGTATCTATCTGGTCGGTGAAAGGGCTCTGCTGACTGAGAGATAGGAGAACTGGAACTTTCCCAACCCGCAACCAAAGTACGAGAATTAGAGGCTCGGTTGGCAAGACGcatcttcttttcttttttttagATTTCTTATTGTTGCCAGCGATACGGATGCGATCGGCTCGTATATCGTGGGTCAGGGTCAAGAGTACGGGTGTACGAATGGCACAGTTGTTATGGAAAGGCGGGTCTGTCACGTATCGTCTTCACAGTCATTCGCAATGTTGGATGTCTACTCTCTGTGCAAGTCAAGCTTTGAAGTCGGATTTGTGATGTTTTGATGTTTTGCTACATGGGCCCCTCCGTAATGCTCGCTCCTAGAAGAACGCCCTGACATACAATGGAAGGCCATTCAGAAACAAGTGATCCTACGGACATGTATAACAAAACGCCTGACTGCGCTGCAGTCTTAATGGAGAGCCAAGTTTCTGCCCAATGTTTGCAGCTGTGTCGCTTTCACCAAGTTACAACTCTGCCAGACATGGACGTGGGCCCTATACGAACAAGTAGATTAGTAACAGCAAAGAAGAGAGATAAAGATGCTGTGCTAGTATCGTGTCACTGTGGATTCACTCAACGCACTTCGCTTCAtcggaggtggaggtggtggtggcttCTTCGCCCTTGAGGGAGGTGGTGGGGGTGCCCTCTTCCCGCCGGGCGCGGCACCGCCATCTGCAGCTGTCCAGCTCGCTGCTCGCGACATGACGCTACCACTACCCTGAGAAGATAAGTCAGGGCTGGGCGGTGATCTGTCGCGCCTGTAGCTGCTGCCCGAGCCAGTGTAATCGTCGTCCTCGTAATCGTCAGCAAATGCATTTTGCTGACGGACGGGGCGCAAATTGTTTCGACTGGAGATTGCGGAAGAGTCGGTCGGGACACGAGTCAATCGTCGAGCGGGAGAGTCGTCACGCGCGTTCGAGTAGCCGTCGTGTGTGGAGGTTCGGCTAATCGCGGGACGCAGAGCATAGCCTCCGGGCGAGCCGGCCATCTCGGGCGCTGGCGAACGGCTGCGAGAAGCCAATTTGGGAATGGTCATGCGTGGAGGTGATGGCTCAGGCTCCTCCTCGACCGGATTGAAGCGTTCGGCGTATCCGTGGGCTGTGTTCGAGCGCGAGCGCGTAGTACGAGCGGGGGCCGTCTCTCTGTTGGGGGTGTCAGTACAAGTTCTGGAGCGAATGCAGCAATGCGTCTGCTCACCTGACAGGCCATTCCCTCTTGACGCTGGTCAAGATCTCGCGGCAGCGGTCGTAGTAGCTTAGCTCTGCCTCGAGGAAAGCCGAGAGGTCCTGCACCAGATCGACCTCGGCCTCCTTGATGTCCTGCATCCGGCGGAAGACGTCCTCGCTGGTCTCCTCGTATTTGGCCTTTTGCGCACGAAGCTCCTCTTCCATGCGGAAATCTTCCTTCTTTGACTTCTGCATCTTGGCGAGGGAGGTGTCGTAGGCCAGGCGGCGGGTTTCGAGCTTCTTGCGCGCATTCTGTGGTCAATTAGTAACCACACCCCCCTGAGTCAATGGCAATGGCGTACCTGGTACTCTTTCATCTGAATGAGGCCGCGGTCAAGACCTTCCAACCAGGTTGACGTAGCGCCCTGTGCATACGTCTCCTGCACGCGAGCAAGACGCTCATTGGCACGACCCAGAGCTGCAGGCAGTCAGTAACGATGCAGAACGATGCAATTGTGGACGCCGGGCGAGTGTGCGTACAAGACAAGCAGTTGCCGAACTCGGAGTCGGGCTCAAAATCTTCGCCGTGGGTCACCATGGAGGAGCCCAGGTGGCCGCCGGGGAGCTGCTTCTCCTTGTCGGCGCCCTCTGCGCGCTTTGAAATGGACTTGACGTAGACGGCCATGGCCTTTTGCATTTTATCCATGCCTGTGCATTGTCAGCGCGGTGAAATCGCACGGTGGCTGCAGGGCATACCCTCGTGACGCAGCTCCATCTCCATTTCGAGCGCCCTGAACTCCTCTGAGGTGCCGGTGCGGGCCTCGCCGCCCATTTTCTCGCCGGCCCATTGCTTGAAGCGGCCGAATTTCTTGTTGACGTTCATGGTTGCGGTAGCGGTGATGGAGAGGCCGGAGTGGGCGGGGGTTCTGTGATAGCGAGCGGTGGGCCGTGTGCAGACAGGGAAGCGGTATCGATATCGGTGATGCTGCAAGTCAAACAGGCAGGAGGCGCGAAGGATGCCCGGCACAGACGAGACAGGAAGAAAACAACAGAAGAAAGGGAATGGGAGAGGGAATGGGAGagggaaagggaaagggaaagggaaagggaaagggaaagggaaagggaaagggaaagggaaaAGGTAGAAGGGAAAAGGGAAAAGGGAAAAGAGAAAGGGACTGGGACTGGGACTGGGATTGGGACTGGGACTGGGACTGGGAATGGGAATGGGACTGGGAATGGCAATGGGAATAGGAACGGAAACAGGAACAGGAGCCGGAACGAGGGTGAAGCACACGCAGCTGGAGGAAAGGGGGTAGGTGGTCAATCTCCAGCGAGGGACTGCGGGCCCATAATTATATTCAACGCGTGTCGACACGCCCTGAACCCTTCTAGATCACTGCTTGCAACTTTCGCTCGCTCCAACGGTTGATCAGCGACAGCCCAAAACGCCACCAGTGAACCGTCGCTGCGGGGCGCGGCCAGCCGCTCCACTGCGCCAGAGGCCATCGCACTCCAATCGCTGGCTTCGGCCTTCCTGTCGCCAACCCCCTCTGCTCGTGCGCCCGCTCTCTATCTTTGGCAGTGACAGCTTTCCTCGGCAGCGAACCAAACGCACCTCGCTGCCGCTGACAGAGCCCAGTCGCACGTCATCGCCTTGTTGCTCGTCGCAGATGCTCACTCTCGCCCGCCTTGCTTGGTTTCAGAGATGCACGCCTCTGCACTGGAACTGCTGCCGTCTGGTGCTGCTTGCTTGCACTGGCAGACCACTAGAATAGCCTTCGCCATTGAAGGTTAAGCCACGGGCATTTAGACGGTGCCAAACCAAGACTCCGACGCCTTCTAGTCTTGCTTCTGGACTCGTGCGCTTGCGCTTGGGTAGAGGCGTAGAGGCCACCTGCGCTCCCCTTCCGTCATCGAGGCACTCGCCGAGTTGTCGCTGCAGAGCGCTGCGCCCCTCTCTTCGACACCTGGCACGGTCGACGAAGGCGTGGAACGACGGGCTGATGGCTTTTCGCCCTGAACACCGGGCTCTAGCAACGTGGCGTGTCTTTCGTTACACGAGGAACCCAGTCTTCTCAGTGCGGATGTCGTCGAGGGAGTGCACCAAATTGGCCACCAAGTATTGCCCGCGGACCTGTTCGCCTGCGCCCGCAGAGCAACAGCAATGACTAGACTTCAGCTCATGAGGTCATGGGCCATGGGTGGTCTGCACGTGACCTCGATGCGCTGAAGACCTCCACATTCCTCCAGTGGACCACGGTCATCGACTTGCGGTATCAACGAGCCACAACAGATCTACGCTCCCAGGCCTGCTATTGAGCGTTCTAAAAATCGGCGAAAGATACACCACACAGCATGTCAAATCCGTCGGTGTCGCTTCACAAGGTTTTCTGCTTTCATTACCCCATGTCGTCTTCCCTACCGCATCCTCTATCTTTTTGGTGACATCTGAAAGGTTGGGCCAAGGAATGTAAGAGCTGACAGAAGTGGTAGGTGAGATTACACTTCTGCAGCCCAGATACGAGCGGACGGAGTCAGGGATCGTCCCAATGCGGGGACAGATACAGGCAATCTGTCAGTCGACTTACAACACGCAAACTCGCCTATCAACCCGCGACACATCGCGCGGCGTCTCAATTTCTATCAAGACCAGTACTCGACTCTGTGGATGCACTTGGTTGCGTAGCTGGGACGGAAAAGCTGGACACAACACCAAGAGGAACCCTATGGCTACAGAACATCATCGGGGGCGTGTCGCGCTTGCAAAAGAGACCATCACCCGCCAGACCGTGGGCTTACAAATCTTTGGTCAGGTAGCACCATGCATCACCGCACGATGCACCGAGAGGATGAAATCAACAAAAGCTCAAGGTTACTTCGAACAACTTACCAACAGACAGCCAATGTTCATGAACCCACCGAGGTGGACTGTGTATAAGCTGGGAAGTGATTGGGGGTTGTTGAAGATATTATGACGCGGTTAGTACAGATTGTACTGCAATCAGCGCCAGCGCCTACACGTTTTGTACGGCATCACACTCGACAACTGCCGATTACGCTCTTCGATCATGCGGGGATACAGTCAGTGTCGTGCAACAGCAAGGTAGGGTTCAGTGCAGTCGATTACTGGCTACCTGGGACGGGAGACGCTGGGCCGGTACTATCTCGCATACCGAGAGCAAGCACGCATCACagattatatctatagaCACCAACAGCCGAAAGGAGCTCTTTGCTTGATCGAAATAACATACGTTCTTCGAGCCTACATTCTACCTCGCGGTACCTGTTGACATGCCCGTGTAGAACTGCCTGCAGGCTGATTCTAGTTTGGTCTGAATACCCCAGATTTTCAGTGCTCCAACTAGCTAGGCTTTGTGCTGTTACCTCATACACCCGTCGCGCCTAGCCCTGGCCGTTGACGACGTTCCTCCCTCGTCCAGCTtcgaccaccaccaccacgaaTCAACGCCGCAACAACAAAAATGTCCGACTCGGATTCCGACTCTGCGCTCTCCTCTGCGCCGCCGACCGAGGACGAAATGAGCGTCGAAACTGCGCCTGTAAAGACGGCGAAGGCTGCACCCtcgaagaagaaaaagaacaGCACCATCCTGACCTTCTTCAACAAGAGGTCCCCCTCGCCGCCACCGAGACAGCGCCCGGCGTCGCCGCCCCATGAATATGTCCCAGAAGACAATCCAGACATCGCTGTACGTGTTGGACGCGTCAATCGCGTCTCGTCGCGACGTGATCACGGCGTGTGCATGGGTGGCCCATACGTCAGCGCTCCGCTAACTTTTTGGCCCTGTAGTTCGTAGTCATGTTCCGGTCACGATTCAACGAAGCGTTTCCTCGCAACGCGCCCCATGTTGGGCCCCAGGACGTCGAGCTGGGTGTCGCAGAGGGTACTCCGTCACCAGACGTTGAAGGCCTCCTTTGCGCCTTGCTTGGGCTGGTTCTGAATCGCAAGAAGCCTGTCGAGTCAGTCCGACCCCGTCTTCCCTCCCGCATACATGTTTGATGGTCGCATAGCTATAGCGAAGCACTTGGCGCAGTTCACAGCTGACAGAGTCGGCGCTTTCCAGAAAAGGTCACTATGGCCGAGCCCTCGAAGAAGCGATCCAGACACAGAAATCACAGTGGCCCACCAAGTGGAACCGCACGAACCCCCTCAGCGGCAGTCGCTCTTTCAACACCATGACACCGACAGAGCGCGTAAGTTGCGCAGTGCGACGATGCTGACAGCAGCTGACGGGCCGGCCAGATCACCCTCCTCCACACCCTCTGCCTCTGGAGTTTGAACCAGAGCGAAGAAGTCAAGGCCATGATCGCGCAAGCCTACAAATCACGCACCACGAAAGACAAACTCGACACAAACATACCGCTGTCGGTGCAGCCGTGGGGTCGCGACGGAGAGAAGCGCCGCTACTGGCTGGTCGAGGGCCAGAACGACACGCATTTCCGCGTCTACCGCGAAGGCAACCCGCACACAGCCAAAGCGACCTGGTGGAGTGTCGCTGGGTCTATCGACGAACTGAGGGTGCTGGCGAAGGCCctggacgaggacgacggcCATAGGGAGGCTAAGACGCTCAGCGAGCGCATGATCAATGCCGTACCACGTTTCGAGGCCTCGGAAGTGGTGAGTGCTGTCAGCTTTGCTACAATTCAGTGCACTGACAAATCTGCAGAAGCGCAAGCGCCGCGAATACCGTGTAAACCGAACTGCAGCCTTCACCCGCCCCGAACCAGGCTTCTCGCTCTACGAAGGTCGCACGCGCGGCAAGCGCCAGCGATACACATACGATGAAGGCGATGACTTCGACTCTGACGATGCTCCTGTTCGTCGATCAGGCCGACAGTCTGCTCGAGACTCGTCGCCAATGCACTCTGGTCCTACTGTCACTGCCAGTGGTCGACATGTTCGGTCTCGCGCGGCCGGCACGTATGGCGAAATCCTACACAGCGGACAGACTACTGATCGAGCGTCCCCTGCTACTGGAGAGTACATGCGGTCGGATGCATCAGAGGAGCCGCGCCAGAATCGAGCTACACGTGCCGGTAACCGCTCAGGCGGTAGCCATCTGAACCGCGAAATGGACTCCGAAGAGGATGATGACGCCACGTCTTGGGAGGGCGgagacgaagaagaggagcCTGATCAGATGGACGCGGatggcgacgacgaggatgacCTTGCCGACCAGTCGTCTGGGGAAGAGCCGGAGCCCCAGACTCTCGTCGTTACTCTGCATTACCGAAGTAAAGACTCGAATACTGCTATTGAACCGAAGCCTGATCCAGCGTCTTTCAACGGCACGACACTTCAAGAGGACGTCCCAATGGCAGGTGCCGACGGGCCCCGTCAACCAGAAGCTCCTGCCGTCGCTGCTGCTCCACCATCCGTTTACTCCGCAGCACCTCCTCTACCACACGTCATTCCTGCCGCTATAACCAATGGTTTCTCTGCTCAACAACCTGAGGTCGTCCTTGCACCTAAGGttgagcagcagcagcagccccCAGTCGAGTTGAAAGCTCTGCCCAAGTTGGACGGTTTCTTCTCCGCGCCAACACCGCCCTACAGCGCAACGCAAGAGGCGCTCAGGCAAGACCCGTCCCCATCCCACCCGACCAAGCCAGAGGCGCCCCAACAACCGCCCTATTCAACAACTCTACCAGTCCCTGCGTCGACCCCCAGCTGGCAATAGAAATACCACGTTGGCTCTGCCGAGTCCCAGCAGCTGATCAGCCCTCCTGATTCCACATGTACGCACGTGAAGTCGCCATGCGGGCCACTATCACACCCAACCCATACACCGCTGCAATCTGTCTGCGCCTGCGAGCCGTCTTTGGAAAACCCCTTTTCCTCTGATCGAGAGGCTCGGAGATGATGTTGTGTGTCGACGCATTGTGTCGCTATAGATGCCATGTCAGGCTGAGAAGTGAATTTTTTTTaagtttttttttttttttttcttgtCACTTAGCGTGTacactacctactagaaaaGCGCCGGTGCAGATAGATGCACACGGTGGAATGGACAAGTGACCACGGAGGGAGGGTAGAGAGGAATGCAAGAAAGAAGATGACCACTACGGCACTTTATGatgtgtgttgtgttgtgttgtacCAGCACAGTTTGAGACTTGGTTGGCTGGCAGTGAAGTGAGGTGAGAGATGGCTGCTTGTAATGCTGTTGACGTGAATCGTACTCTCATTCGTTTTGTACTGTTTTTACATGTTTGTGTTTATTTATTACAGgtcgtctcgtctcgtctaTTCGAGCATAGCGCCCGGCATGCCTTTTTGGCCACTGTAGTGCTCGCTCTTGAATCGACTCGGAGCTTGCGGTCTACTTGATTCGCCTCTCTccctttctctttctctttctctttcccTGTCCCTTGGTCTTTCAGTCTgtctctccctctccctctcccccCGCCACCGCATCCCATCGTCGCCCCGCTGGACGGCTTTCCGCTCGCCGGCCCGTATCTCCGCTTCCCGCAGCTTGGCGCCCTCGGCTTCGATGCGCTCCTCGAGCGTCGCGGGCGCAGAGGTGGCGGGCGGGATGAAACTGCCTcccccaccgccgccgcctgcAGCAGTGCTTTCCAACCCGAGGCCCATTCCTGCGGCAGGTACTGcgacgtcgtcgtcgagcgGCGCGGGCGATGCAGCGTCGACGCCCTCGTCCTCGGCGTCTTCGGTTGCGCCGCCGCGCGTGTTGTGCTTCCTCGGCCAGAGCGAGGGCAAGGAGATTTGTTGGAAGCGTGGCTCTACGGCGCGCTCGTCGAACCAGGCGTGTACGCGCGACTCGATGAGTTGGGCGATCTTGGGGACGTCTTGGAGGCGGGAGCGTGAGCCGACCAGCGAGCCGACGGAGAGATCGAGGCGGTAGTCGTCGAGGAAGGTGAAGGCGAGGGTAGTCGGGCGGTGGGGCATGGGATTGGAGGTTGAGGGGTtggaagaggaggacgtTGACGGGCGGGCCGGGTCGGAGGGGCCTTTCTGTGCGTCGCGCGGATGCGAGTTGGATGATGGCGAGTGCGTGTTTGCGGCTGTCGAGGGCGGTGACGAGGATGGCATGAAGGACATTGCGAGAGTGCCGGAGAAGCGGACGACGCTGACTGTGAGAGCGACA encodes:
- a CDS encoding ERMES complex subunit mmm1 gives rise to the protein MARPVPTPVPPPVPTPAMQGSSSLSFTQGFLLGQFSIALLIFFFIKFFIFGEPPSADDRALHLNSLRRARTLAHQQSLHSLKQRTRSNSTTTPALRHKHSRSIIKKGEESRGGPSIATILAKTYYNVKGHQPESLDWFNVLIAQTIAQLRADARQDGAVLTSLTDVLNSGSKPDWIGEIRVTEIALGDEFPIFSNCRVMPAEDGFWYGPGTAGDNEGRLQARMDVDLSDVITIGIETTLNLNWPKPFSAVLPVALTVSVVRFSGTLAMSFMPSSSPPSTAANTHSPSSNSHPRDAQKGPSDPARPSTSSSSNPSTSNPMPHRPTTLAFTFLDDYRLDLSVGSLVGSRSRLQDVPKIAQLIESRVHAWFDERAVEPRFQQISLPSLWPRKHNTRGGATEDAEDEGVDAASPAPLDDDVAVPAAGMGLGLESTAAGGGGGGGSFIPPATSAPATLEERIEAEGAKLREAEIRAGERKAVQRGDDGMRWRGERERERQTERPRDRERERERERERGESSRPQAPSRFKSEHYSGQKGMPGAMLE